One part of the Candidatus Omnitrophota bacterium genome encodes these proteins:
- the folE gene encoding GTP cyclohydrolase I FolE: MDKKKIEKAVRDILFAIGDDPSREDLVDTPKRVADMYEEIFSGIKANAEKELEVILGEKHNEIVLVKGIPLYSVCEHHLLPFVGKAHVAYIPKAGRVTGLSKLARVVEIYSKRLQVQERLTTQVADIIMRKLKPLGVLVVIEAEHMCMSMRGIKKPGTVTVTSAVRGVFKENAKTRQEALTLIK, encoded by the coding sequence ATGGACAAAAAAAAGATTGAGAAGGCAGTGCGCGATATACTGTTTGCGATAGGAGATGATCCATCGCGGGAAGACCTTGTTGATACTCCGAAAAGGGTCGCGGATATGTATGAAGAAATTTTTAGCGGCATCAAAGCGAACGCGGAAAAAGAGCTTGAAGTTATTTTAGGCGAAAAACATAATGAGATAGTGCTGGTAAAAGGCATACCTCTTTATTCTGTTTGCGAGCATCACCTGCTTCCCTTTGTCGGTAAGGCCCATGTCGCGTATATACCAAAGGCGGGAAGAGTTACCGGTTTAAGCAAACTTGCCAGGGTTGTGGAGATATATTCCAAAAGGCTCCAGGTCCAGGAAAGGCTTACGACCCAGGTAGCTGATATTATCATGAGAAAACTAAAACCCTTAGGAGTGCTTGTTGTTATAGAAGCCGAGCATATGTGCATGTCTATGCGCGGCATTAAAAAGCCCGGGACTGTTACGGTTACCAGCGCGGTCAGAGGGGTTTTCAAGGAAAATGCCAAAACCAGACAAGAGGCGTTAACATTGATTAAATAG
- a CDS encoding PilZ domain-containing protein yields the protein MENRLYERISLPIKLTYEVNARPKIVNETVSKDISGNGICLSLKEKLLPKTILDMYITLSDNNTLKLSGMVIWNRRIDITGDALPATYYDTGIELLNADPININKIITHFYGKSF from the coding sequence ATGGAAAACAGGCTATATGAGAGGATATCACTGCCTATAAAACTCACTTATGAGGTTAATGCAAGGCCGAAGATAGTAAATGAGACGGTAAGCAAGGATATCAGCGGTAATGGTATTTGTCTTTCTCTCAAGGAAAAGCTTTTACCCAAGACAATATTGGATATGTATATAACTTTATCCGATAATAATACGTTAAAGCTGTCCGGCATGGTTATATGGAACCGACGGATTGACATAACCGGCGACGCGTTACCGGCGACTTATTACGATACTGGCATAGAGCTTTTAAACGCAGACCCTATAAACATCAACAAAATCATAACGCATTTTTACGGCAAGTCTTTTTAA
- a CDS encoding divergent PAP2 family protein — MRFIVQIACNKVFIVTLICWFTAQLIKIAVSVIREKSFDFKWLIGTGGMPSSHCAATSALAVALGMSYGFDSGVFAIGLGFAIVTMFDAQGARRAIGKQAEILNKMMEDIYSNRSINEERLAELIGHTPVQVLAGALFGAFMSYFLYLII, encoded by the coding sequence ATGAGATTTATTGTTCAGATTGCGTGCAATAAAGTATTTATTGTAACTCTTATATGCTGGTTTACCGCCCAGCTTATCAAGATAGCAGTTTCCGTCATAAGAGAAAAGAGCTTTGATTTTAAGTGGCTTATAGGCACAGGGGGTATGCCAAGTTCGCATTGTGCCGCCACGTCGGCCCTTGCCGTAGCTTTGGGCATGTCTTACGGATTTGATTCAGGTGTTTTTGCCATTGGCCTTGGGTTCGCGATTGTTACCATGTTTGACGCGCAGGGCGCCAGGCGCGCTATCGGAAAACAGGCGGAGATTTTGAATAAAATGATGGAGGATATCTATTCAAACAGGTCAATAAATGAAGAAAGGCTCGCGGAATTGATAGGGCATACCCCGGTCCAGGTACTGGCAGGGGCATTGTTTGGGGCTTTCATGTCGTATTTCTTATATTTGATAATATAA
- a CDS encoding L,D-transpeptidase family protein, translated as MKKNIIRICAAAAAVVIVLVAARLLFDFSRNKKTTNLSGDAPVSSGRQSKTLKRVNDLLLSGKKSEAVSELEKIADSFKGKQEGYEAVSMLADIYNKDGNFVKAKSMYHEIISSYSQFCDYAFVQKNISSVNMSILFSDIVAAGSELYTVAPGDSLAKIAKRFSTTVELIQKANGLKSDVIIPGVKLKVQNRPFSIIVDNTQCVLTVLLDDEVIKTYDVATGKNNCTPIGVFQIKDKLINPVWYNKGTAVPAGSPENVLGTRWMGLATPQSGYGIHGTTEPESIGYQSTEGCVRMRNEDVEELYSIIPVGTSVTVIE; from the coding sequence ATGAAAAAAAATATAATACGTATTTGCGCGGCCGCGGCCGCGGTTGTTATAGTACTGGTAGCGGCGAGATTACTGTTTGATTTTTCGCGAAATAAAAAAACGACGAACTTGAGCGGGGACGCGCCTGTTTCCTCCGGCAGGCAGTCCAAAACTCTGAAGCGGGTAAATGACCTTTTGTTGTCGGGTAAAAAATCCGAGGCTGTAAGCGAGCTTGAAAAGATAGCAGACTCTTTCAAGGGGAAACAGGAAGGCTATGAGGCCGTGTCAATGCTTGCCGATATATATAATAAAGACGGAAATTTTGTAAAGGCTAAATCCATGTACCATGAGATTATCAGCAGTTATTCCCAGTTCTGCGATTATGCCTTTGTCCAAAAAAATATTTCTTCTGTTAATATGTCAATCTTGTTTTCAGATATCGTTGCTGCCGGCAGTGAATTATATACCGTAGCTCCGGGCGATTCACTGGCAAAGATAGCCAAGAGATTCTCAACGACGGTAGAACTTATCCAAAAGGCCAACGGCCTGAAGTCCGACGTAATAATACCCGGGGTCAAGCTCAAGGTGCAAAACCGGCCTTTTTCTATTATTGTGGACAATACCCAGTGCGTGCTTACCGTACTCCTGGATGACGAAGTTATCAAGACATACGATGTAGCTACGGGTAAAAACAATTGTACTCCGATAGGAGTATTCCAGATTAAAGATAAACTTATTAACCCTGTGTGGTATAATAAGGGGACAGCTGTTCCCGCCGGCAGTCCCGAAAATGTTCTCGGAACAAGATGGATGGGCCTTGCCACGCCGCAATCAGGTTACGGTATACACGGTACCACGGAACCTGAAAGCATAGGGTATCAGTCTACAGAAGGCTGTGTAAGGATGCGTAACGAGGACGTTGAGGAACTGTATAGCATTATACCGGTAGGCACATCGGTAACCGTTATAGAATAA
- a CDS encoding acetyl-CoA carboxylase carboxyltransferase subunit alpha, which produces MSLIGLGFEKPILELERKIEELKKFTSSENINLHSEIERLNQKLEKLKREIFENLTPWQRVQIARHPQRPYTLDYIGIIMSDFVELHGDRAFSDDKAMICGLARVDGCRICIIGHQKGRDTNENLKRNFGSANPEGYRKAIRVMKIAEKLDIPIITFIDTPGAYPGIGAEERGQAEAIARNLREMTDIRVPIIVFVIGEGGSGGALGIGIGDRVYVLQNSYYSVISPEGCAAILWKDRARSDEAAKALKLTAQDLLNFGIIDGIVPEPLGGAHRNSLAAAENIKRVILSSVKDVLSVSKDDMLKARYEKFRRIGRFTDPNISR; this is translated from the coding sequence ATGAGCTTAATAGGACTTGGATTTGAAAAGCCAATTTTAGAACTTGAAAGAAAGATAGAAGAGCTTAAAAAATTTACGAGTTCTGAAAACATAAACCTTCATTCAGAAATAGAACGGCTTAACCAGAAACTTGAGAAGCTGAAGCGGGAGATATTTGAGAATCTTACCCCCTGGCAAAGGGTGCAGATAGCGCGCCATCCACAGCGGCCCTATACGCTTGATTATATCGGCATTATTATGAGTGATTTCGTGGAACTCCATGGCGACAGGGCATTTTCCGACGATAAAGCAATGATATGCGGTTTAGCCAGGGTTGACGGGTGCCGGATTTGCATCATTGGCCATCAAAAAGGCCGAGACACTAATGAGAACCTGAAAAGGAATTTTGGAAGCGCTAACCCGGAGGGATACAGGAAGGCTATAAGGGTCATGAAGATAGCGGAAAAATTGGATATCCCGATCATTACCTTTATTGACACTCCCGGAGCCTATCCCGGCATAGGGGCTGAAGAAAGGGGCCAGGCAGAGGCTATAGCACGTAACCTGCGGGAGATGACAGACATAAGAGTCCCTATTATAGTTTTTGTCATTGGCGAGGGAGGCAGTGGCGGCGCTTTAGGCATAGGCATAGGCGACAGGGTATATGTCCTGCAAAATTCATATTATTCGGTCATATCCCCGGAAGGATGCGCGGCTATACTATGGAAAGACAGGGCAAGGTCGGATGAAGCGGCAAAGGCGCTCAAGCTGACCGCGCAGGACCTGCTAAATTTTGGCATCATAGACGGTATCGTACCGGAGCCGCTTGGGGGAGCGCACCGCAACTCTTTGGCCGCCGCCGAAAACATTAAACGTGTCATATTAAGCAGTGTCAAAGATGTTTTATCTGTCAGTAAAGACGACATGCTTAAGGCCCGTTATGAAAAATTCAGGCGTATAGGCAGATTCACCGATCCAAATATTTCGCGTTGA
- a CDS encoding ATP-binding protein — MNKTITIESDLRRIKQVVDQVKFMLEQVGAGESDVFDIRLCLEEALINAIKYGNKFDKGKKVQVDFNHKDSKVSLTIEDNGDGFDIASVPDPTLDENILKGSGRGVFLIKYLMDELKFNKRGNRITMVKYLKQK, encoded by the coding sequence ATGAATAAAACAATTACAATAGAAAGCGATTTAAGAAGGATAAAACAGGTTGTTGACCAGGTCAAGTTTATGCTTGAACAGGTCGGCGCCGGTGAATCGGATGTTTTTGATATAAGGCTTTGTTTGGAAGAGGCGCTTATCAACGCGATAAAATACGGTAATAAATTTGACAAAGGGAAAAAGGTGCAGGTTGATTTTAATCATAAAGATTCCAAGGTATCACTTACAATTGAAGATAATGGAGATGGTTTTGATATTGCTTCCGTGCCGGATCCCACACTTGATGAAAACATATTAAAAGGCTCCGGCCGCGGTGTTTTTCTTATCAAATATCTTATGGATGAACTAAAATTCAATAAGCGGGGCAACCGCATTACCATGGTTAAATATTTAAAACAAAAATAA
- a CDS encoding STAS domain-containing protein: MHISQKEANGITTYEISGDIDINSSPEVRDFFEKGLKNKTMKVLVNLNGVSYVDSSGLATLVEMLKKTRSYGGRLRISNLAPKVKSLFEITKLEKLFDIFDAAEDAISGF, from the coding sequence ATGCATATATCTCAAAAAGAAGCTAACGGCATAACTACTTATGAGATTAGCGGCGATATAGATATTAATTCATCTCCGGAGGTCAGAGATTTTTTTGAAAAGGGGTTGAAGAATAAGACGATGAAAGTGCTGGTAAACTTAAACGGCGTTTCTTATGTGGACAGTTCAGGCCTGGCCACGCTTGTAGAGATGCTTAAAAAAACCAGGTCTTATGGGGGCAGGCTGCGCATATCCAATCTTGCCCCGAAGGTCAAGAGCCTTTTTGAGATAACCAAACTTGAGAAACTTTTTGATATTTTTGATGCTGCTGAAGACGCGATATCCGGGTTTTAA
- a CDS encoding ABC transporter permease encodes MLNIIGAIGRMVLSVLSQVGGIFTLLGQILFWMFAGPFMRKASSRKNIFEQMVFSGVNSLLIVFFVAFFTGIVLAMQSAYQLAQLGAEMYVASLVAVAMAREMGPVLTALVVAGRVGAAITAELGSMKVTEQIEALQTQALNPVRFLVVPRVLALVIMLPCLTVFSDLVGMVGGYLVGVFNVGINSGMYINVTFKFLELKDIYTGLIKSVFFAVIISLIGCYMGLNTSGGAEGVGRSTTVSVVTSFILIILADCILTGIFFFSNI; translated from the coding sequence ATGTTGAATATAATTGGAGCTATAGGCAGGATGGTGTTATCAGTGCTGTCCCAGGTTGGTGGGATATTTACACTGCTTGGTCAAATCCTTTTCTGGATGTTTGCGGGCCCGTTCATGCGCAAGGCCTCTTCACGGAAGAACATATTTGAACAGATGGTATTCAGCGGTGTAAACAGCTTGCTTATAGTATTTTTTGTGGCTTTTTTTACGGGAATAGTGCTTGCCATGCAAAGCGCGTACCAACTGGCCCAGCTTGGCGCCGAGATGTATGTCGCAAGCCTTGTGGCTGTGGCTATGGCCAGAGAAATGGGCCCTGTGCTTACGGCGCTTGTTGTAGCCGGCAGGGTTGGAGCGGCGATAACCGCCGAACTCGGCAGTATGAAGGTTACCGAACAGATTGAGGCATTGCAGACGCAGGCGCTTAATCCGGTAAGATTTCTTGTGGTTCCGCGTGTTTTAGCCCTTGTGATAATGCTGCCCTGCCTTACCGTATTCAGCGACCTGGTAGGCATGGTAGGAGGCTATCTTGTCGGAGTATTTAATGTGGGCATAAATTCCGGCATGTATATAAATGTCACGTTTAAGTTTTTAGAACTCAAAGATATATATACGGGTTTGATTAAGTCTGTTTTTTTCGCAGTCATTATATCGCTTATAGGTTGTTATATGGGCCTTAACACATCAGGCGGCGCCGAAGGGGTCGGACGCTCAACAACGGTAAGCGTTGTTACCAGTTTTATCCTGATTATTTTGGCCGATTGTATTCTCACTGGGATATTCTTTTTTAGTAACATATAG
- a CDS encoding ABC transporter ATP-binding protein, with the protein MEKKEVSIEVKDLVKSFNGRTVLNGINLKVYKGETLVIMGGSGCGKSTLLRHMIGTHKPDSGTVIIKGKDITTLGESEFDKIRKIYGMVFQNAALYDSMTVKENIALALKEHTRLAPDIIDIMVKMKLELVGLRSFENFMPSELSGGMRRRVGLARAISMDPEIVFYDEPTAGLDPIVAGVIDKLILDLSKKLHITSVVVTHDMKSVFSIADRIIMLYNGKVIAEGAVDEIKNSADLRVKQFVTGNPDGPIQFFRSGEGYLEELTK; encoded by the coding sequence ATGGAAAAAAAAGAAGTATCAATAGAGGTCAAAGACCTGGTTAAGAGTTTTAACGGTAGAACAGTCTTAAACGGTATAAATTTAAAAGTTTACAAGGGCGAGACCCTGGTAATTATGGGCGGCAGCGGCTGTGGAAAATCCACCCTGTTGAGGCACATGATAGGCACGCACAAACCGGATAGCGGGACCGTTATTATAAAGGGAAAGGACATAACAACGCTTGGCGAGTCTGAATTTGACAAGATCAGGAAAATATACGGTATGGTTTTTCAGAATGCCGCTCTTTATGATTCCATGACGGTAAAGGAGAACATAGCGTTGGCCTTAAAGGAGCACACAAGGCTTGCTCCCGATATAATTGACATAATGGTAAAGATGAAGCTTGAGCTTGTCGGCCTGCGAAGTTTTGAAAATTTTATGCCCAGCGAACTTTCAGGAGGCATGAGAAGGAGAGTCGGATTAGCCAGGGCCATATCAATGGATCCCGAGATAGTTTTCTACGATGAACCTACGGCAGGGCTTGACCCTATAGTAGCGGGAGTTATAGACAAGCTTATACTTGATTTAAGCAAAAAGCTTCATATAACATCTGTTGTTGTGACTCATGACATGAAGAGCGTTTTCTCAATAGCCGACAGGATAATTATGTTATATAACGGCAAGGTTATCGCGGAAGGCGCGGTTGACGAGATAAAAAATTCTGCTGATCTGCGCGTAAAACAGTTTGTGACGGGAAATCCCGACGGGCCTATCCAATTTTTCAGGTCAGGAGAGGGCTATTTAGAGGAACTGACAAAATAA
- a CDS encoding MlaD family protein, translated as MPKIFTNEVKTGFVVLVCIGILTGLTIMAGNFKPFQQLYCINVVFSNVSGIEKDAAVRLAGVEVGKVESVRIAYGKEGDTSVLVKLELFQDARIREGARAAVTTLGLMGEKYIELTPGDTGAGFLKAGATIRGKDPIDIEAVIDEARSVMEVAKVTMTNISDLAKNLNGAVSDNRGNIDEIMDNLKRTTENLEEFTDDIKRNPWKLLVKGREK; from the coding sequence ATGCCAAAGATATTTACAAATGAGGTTAAAACAGGTTTTGTGGTTTTGGTGTGCATTGGTATTCTGACCGGACTTACCATTATGGCTGGAAATTTTAAACCTTTTCAACAGTTGTATTGCATAAACGTGGTATTCTCAAATGTTTCCGGCATAGAAAAAGACGCCGCTGTCCGTTTAGCAGGCGTTGAAGTCGGTAAGGTGGAGAGTGTCAGAATTGCCTACGGGAAAGAAGGAGATACGTCGGTCTTGGTGAAATTGGAATTGTTCCAGGATGCCAGGATAAGGGAGGGGGCCCGGGCGGCGGTCACTACGTTAGGGCTTATGGGTGAGAAATATATTGAACTTACCCCCGGCGATACCGGAGCGGGATTTTTAAAAGCCGGCGCGACTATACGGGGCAAGGATCCAATTGATATTGAGGCTGTGATTGATGAAGCAAGGTCTGTAATGGAGGTTGCCAAGGTGACTATGACCAATATAAGCGATCTTGCCAAAAATTTAAACGGCGCGGTATCGGATAACAGGGGCAATATTGACGAAATAATGGACAATCTTAAAAGGACTACAGAAAATCTTGAAGAATTTACTGATGACATAAAGCGCAACCCGTGGAAATTGCTCGTTAAAGGCAGGGAAAAATAA
- a CDS encoding FecR family protein yields the protein MRQRLWIFAVSVLCFFCACSSAFSESDISVIYVKGVVNIQKADDAKWQIATRGMALDEKDRIKTLDGSEVSIALDTSNKNIVTLSQNSEISIADAKKKHLSLYNGRIFALIEGVESASSFQVRTPTAVAGVSGSGMSVESDGNNTTVGCFEDMAYVQGINEDGTLMAEIVIIDNGFKRVIGRFEMPGDLIMLSDFDREGWSQFRQNLKEYLSWLGDKREQGLQGAADAMDAIQGMQERLNDIRDDNKENIFERDEHQKRDDERDNKDRPSDGGGDGRPSYTTGIGV from the coding sequence ATGAGGCAGAGGCTATGGATTTTTGCAGTATCGGTATTGTGTTTTTTTTGCGCGTGTTCTAGCGCTTTTTCCGAATCAGATATCAGTGTTATTTATGTAAAAGGCGTGGTCAATATCCAGAAGGCCGATGACGCAAAATGGCAGATAGCAACGCGGGGGATGGCGCTTGATGAAAAAGACAGGATCAAGACACTGGACGGTTCAGAAGTATCTATCGCCCTTGATACTTCCAACAAGAATATCGTAACGCTTTCGCAAAATTCAGAAATAAGTATTGCCGATGCTAAAAAAAAGCATCTATCGCTTTATAACGGCAGGATATTCGCCCTGATAGAAGGAGTTGAATCGGCGTCGTCTTTTCAGGTGCGCACACCTACAGCGGTCGCGGGGGTTTCAGGCAGCGGCATGTCGGTTGAATCTGATGGCAACAATACGACTGTCGGGTGTTTTGAAGACATGGCATATGTCCAAGGTATTAATGAAGACGGCACACTAATGGCCGAGATAGTTATTATTGATAACGGATTCAAGCGGGTTATAGGCAGATTTGAAATGCCCGGGGATCTTATCATGCTGTCGGATTTTGATAGAGAGGGCTGGTCGCAATTCAGGCAGAACTTAAAAGAGTATCTTAGCTGGCTTGGAGATAAGCGCGAGCAAGGTTTACAAGGCGCCGCGGACGCTATGGACGCTATCCAGGGGATGCAGGAGCGCCTGAATGACATAAGAGATGACAATAAGGAGAACATATTTGAACGTGACGAACACCAGAAAAGAGACGACGAGCGCGATAATAAAGACAGGCCCTCTGACGGCGGAGGTGACGGCCGGCCTTCATACACTACCGGTATCGGAGTCTAA
- a CDS encoding outer membrane beta-barrel protein, producing the protein MTNTRKETTSAIIKTGPLTAEVTAGLHTLPVSESNTRPLYKILFLCCCLLCAVITPLRADEEDTREKHKDASQPAVKAVRQGGKSDAQSRLSYNFYAGALEGYDNNVYLDSRRKGGLFDQFNADAVLRYAVNKALNIKAKYDFTGILYHEFTDVSMMDNQLSASFEYYHRNNVKVETGYGIDFVDYFKGKDSDLASDGPFAGIRYYIGRMAYMGGMYQYTVYDYRSRKIRDSSDTEIDLTRKDRRHTIIAEFATYLKKVFIKVKNTYFINNSNDEYLDYYDYSSERINLYAAYPVSEKLTVLINGGYQRKDFKSRVTKKDPSKKERDNIMMLGTGLFYQLSPSCSFNLDYSYRQNYSNDPIQEYSGSIITAGINISF; encoded by the coding sequence GTGACGAACACCAGAAAAGAGACGACGAGCGCGATAATAAAGACAGGCCCTCTGACGGCGGAGGTGACGGCCGGCCTTCATACACTACCGGTATCGGAGTCTAATACCAGGCCCCTATATAAAATACTTTTTCTGTGTTGCTGTCTTCTGTGCGCCGTCATTACGCCTTTGCGCGCTGATGAGGAGGATACGAGAGAGAAACACAAAGACGCCAGCCAGCCTGCTGTAAAGGCTGTCCGGCAGGGCGGTAAGTCAGATGCTCAAAGTAGATTGTCGTATAATTTCTACGCGGGCGCATTAGAAGGCTATGACAACAACGTATATCTTGACTCAAGGCGCAAGGGAGGATTGTTTGATCAGTTTAACGCGGACGCTGTTTTGCGATACGCGGTCAACAAAGCGTTAAACATAAAAGCTAAATATGATTTTACCGGTATTTTGTACCATGAGTTTACCGATGTCAGCATGATGGACAACCAGCTTTCCGCTTCATTTGAATATTATCATCGGAACAATGTAAAGGTTGAGACGGGTTACGGCATTGATTTCGTGGATTATTTTAAAGGTAAAGATTCGGACCTTGCCTCTGACGGCCCGTTTGCCGGGATAAGGTATTACATAGGCCGCATGGCATATATGGGAGGCATGTACCAGTATACTGTTTATGATTACAGGTCCAGAAAGATACGCGACAGCTCCGATACCGAAATAGATTTAACGCGCAAAGACCGCAGGCACACTATTATCGCCGAATTCGCGACATATTTAAAAAAGGTTTTTATCAAGGTAAAAAACACGTATTTTATTAATAATTCAAACGATGAATATCTTGATTATTATGATTACAGTTCAGAGCGGATTAACCTTTATGCCGCATATCCTGTCAGCGAAAAATTGACCGTGCTTATAAACGGGGGATATCAGAGAAAAGATTTTAAGTCGCGCGTAACCAAGAAAGATCCAAGCAAGAAGGAGCGTGATAATATTATGATGCTCGGTACAGGCCTGTTTTATCAATTATCGCCGTCTTGTTCATTTAACCTGGATTATTCTTATCGCCAGAACTATTCCAACGACCCCATCCAGGAGTATTCAGGCAGTATAATAACTGCCGGAATAAACATTTCCTTTTAA
- a CDS encoding CHASE2 domain-containing protein, producing the protein MPKPKISRKALRYSIVVIILTSVIMASYFRVFETFELSTLDLRFRTRPRQSVISDIAIIEIAQDTIDKIGQWPIDRKFHAALVDTLTACGVKAVIFDILFSTKSNQLSDAQLVESVSSAGNVYLPVAMRLSENITSGVFPDAVSVESGPMPELAEKARGIGHINVITDIDGKRRRVPLFISYGKELIPQISLLAVCDALSIDIKSIKVENGKLLVPGPGLEIPVDSRGQIMINYAGRWGEVFSHYSFIDILTSYRDYCRGGKGIIDLEQLRGKICIVGLTAVATHDLNPMPLQQRYPMVGLHANLINTILLKNFILRASPLVNILILIILSALVAAAVFKLKPLLEVLSAFCIVTGFIAVSFALFAFLNIWIDLFYPLILIAAVYISCTFYQYILEQNKRVLMQRDLNIAKRIQQSFLRQSPPESDIVDISFKMEPAKSIGGDLYDFVTNDDQSLGVMIGDVSGKGVPAALFMAMTVSNFRFHAKTEPDPVKVVTSLNNQIATESTSGLFVTLTYININAKHMKLSIVDAGHLPVVHARRSSKTVLIEAHSGMALGVMDGIEFSMREIPMAPGDVFVIYTDGVTEARNAAKEEFGEDRLKDSVSRYKSLTAKEITENIYSDILRFRKRAPQHDDITIMVIKVKG; encoded by the coding sequence ATGCCAAAGCCAAAAATCAGCAGAAAGGCTTTAAGATATTCAATAGTTGTTATCATACTAACCAGTGTGATAATGGCCTCCTATTTCCGCGTTTTTGAGACCTTTGAACTTTCCACGTTAGACCTTCGTTTCAGGACCCGGCCCCGGCAAAGTGTTATAAGCGATATAGCGATAATAGAAATCGCTCAGGATACTATTGATAAGATAGGCCAATGGCCGATAGACAGGAAATTCCACGCAGCCCTGGTTGATACCCTTACTGCCTGCGGGGTCAAGGCAGTTATATTTGATATATTATTCAGCACAAAAAGCAATCAGCTTTCAGACGCGCAGCTTGTTGAATCAGTTTCATCCGCCGGTAATGTGTATTTGCCTGTTGCCATGCGCCTAAGTGAGAATATTACCTCCGGCGTATTTCCTGACGCGGTATCCGTTGAATCAGGGCCTATGCCGGAACTGGCTGAAAAGGCCCGCGGCATAGGCCACATAAATGTTATTACCGACATAGACGGCAAGAGAAGGCGCGTGCCTTTGTTTATCAGCTATGGAAAGGAATTGATACCGCAAATATCTTTGTTGGCTGTTTGCGATGCTTTGTCCATAGACATAAAAAGCATCAAGGTTGAAAACGGGAAGCTTCTCGTGCCTGGGCCCGGACTGGAGATACCCGTTGATTCACGCGGCCAGATAATGATAAATTACGCAGGCAGATGGGGAGAGGTATTCAGCCATTATTCATTCATAGATATACTTACCTCCTACAGGGATTATTGCAGGGGCGGGAAAGGCATTATTGACCTTGAACAACTACGCGGCAAGATATGCATTGTAGGCCTTACCGCCGTAGCCACGCACGATCTCAATCCCATGCCGTTGCAGCAACGCTATCCTATGGTCGGTCTTCACGCCAATTTGATTAATACGATACTGCTGAAGAACTTTATCCTAAGGGCCAGCCCGCTTGTTAATATACTTATATTGATTATTTTATCAGCGCTTGTCGCGGCCGCTGTATTCAAATTAAAACCACTGCTGGAAGTATTATCGGCTTTTTGTATTGTCACGGGATTTATCGCCGTGTCGTTTGCTTTGTTCGCTTTTTTAAATATATGGATAGACCTGTTTTACCCGCTTATACTTATTGCCGCGGTTTATATTTCGTGTACTTTTTACCAGTACATACTTGAGCAGAATAAAAGAGTCCTCATGCAGAGGGATCTTAATATAGCGAAACGGATACAACAGAGTTTTTTAAGGCAATCCCCTCCCGAATCGGACATTGTTGACATATCGTTTAAGATGGAGCCCGCCAAGTCTATAGGAGGCGATCTTTATGATTTTGTGACAAACGATGACCAGAGCCTCGGGGTAATGATTGGAGATGTTTCCGGAAAGGGTGTGCCCGCGGCGCTGTTTATGGCCATGACTGTTAGTAATTTCAGGTTTCATGCCAAAACCGAGCCGGATCCTGTAAAGGTAGTTACATCGCTTAATAACCAGATAGCTACGGAATCTACATCGGGGCTTTTTGTGACCCTGACGTATATTAATATTAATGCGAAACATATGAAGCTTTCTATCGTTGATGCCGGACATTTGCCTGTAGTTCATGCAAGACGCTCGTCAAAAACGGTATTGATAGAGGCGCATAGCGGTATGGCGCTGGGAGTTATGGATGGAATAGAATTTTCCATGCGAGAAATTCCCATGGCGCCGGGGGATGTGTTTGTAATTTATACCGACGGAGTTACAGAGGCGCGTAACGCGGCCAAAGAAGAATTCGGCGAGGACAGGCTCAAGGACAGCGTATCAAGGTATAAAAGTTTGACCGCGAAAGAAATCACCGAGAATATATATAGCGATATTCTGCGTTTTCGTAAGAGGGCCCCGCAGCATGACGATATTACCATTATGGTTATAAAGGTCAAAGGGTAG